The sequence below is a genomic window from Macaca nemestrina isolate mMacNem1 chromosome 13, mMacNem.hap1, whole genome shotgun sequence.
ggcgTATATAAGGCTAGGGGCGGGCGCCGCTCTTTTGTCTCTTGCTGCAGCAACGCGAGTGGAAGCACCAGGATCCCGGGCTCGGAACCCGACTACACGGTGAGTGCGGCGTCGGGGCTGGGGGCCCACCCAGGGTGTGGCCGGATCCTGTGCACCGGACAGGCGCGCCGCAACCGCGACAGGCGCCCTTCTCGGACGGGACGCAGGGGCCGGCGACCACGCCCTGGGACCGAGAAGGGGGGTGCCGGACGCGCCCAGATCCTCGGCCTTGGGGCTGCTCGCCACGCCTTGGCGCGAGTGCCACGTCGAGAGGCGTCGGCGGGGAGCGCAGAGGGCGACGctggcccccagccccaggtCAAGCGCCTTCGTTTGCCCACTAggattgttttaagaaaatggcAGACAAACCAGACATGGGGGAAATCGCCAGCTTCGATAAGGCCAAGCTGAAGAAAACGGAGACGCAGGAGAAGAACACCCTGCCGACCAAAGAGAGTGAGTGTGCCTCGGTCTCCCGCGCCCCAGTCCAGCCCCTCACCCTGCTCTTCCTTGCAAACCCTCTCCTCCACCCCGCACCCGGCCGTTGCCCGCGGTCTGGGCGGCCCCGGCCACTCTTTCAGTTTCACAAAGCGCCTTGTCTCTCCCCAGCCCCAAGCTTCCTTCTAAATCCCCACACCTCGTGGGTGCCTCGCCCACACTGGGAAGCACCTCGGTTGCGGGTGGGGGTTGCAGCTCCCCTCCAGCGCCCGCTTCCCGCTCTCCACAGCCATTGAGCAGGAGAAGCGGAGTGAAATTTCCTAAAATCCTGGAGGATTTCCTACCCCCGTCATCTTCGAGACCCCAGTCGTGATGTGGAGGAAGAGCCACCTGCAAGATGGACACGAGCCACAAGCTGCACTGTGAACCTGGGCACTCCGCGCCGATGCCACCGGCCTGTGGGTCTCTGAAGGGACCCCCCCCAATCGGACTGCCAAATTCTCCGGTTTGCCCTGGaatattatagaaaattatttgtatgaataatgaaaataaaacacacttcGTGGCATGGCTGGCGTGGTCTGAGTCTCTTGGTTGAGTATGCGTGGGCAGTGCCACTGCAGCAAAGCCCCCTGCCgcagaggggaggaggtgggTCGCAGAATGGGCTGACCCGGAGGGAGTTTTTAATTTTGGCTTTACCTACTTCTCCGTAAGATTTCATGTCTTGTTAGTTGCTTAACTCTTGCTCGTAAGCAATCTGTGTAAAATTTAACCCCACTTTGTCCCCAAGTTGCTTTGGAAAATGCTTTTTCAAAAGAGCAAGGTTTGCTTTTGATAAGCTTCGAAAGCCCCACTGTTTCCCTCCGGCCTCCTAGCTGACTCAGAAGGGAACACTGATTTTAAAGTCTGGGGAGAAAGCAAAGACAATCTGGAATGTTGGAAACTGGGTGAGGTCACAAAGTCTCCGGAAGGCATTCTTCTGGAGCTTAAAACAAAGGCGGGATCTAGGGATACAGCAACGGGAACGTCAGAACTAGAGGAAGCAACACTAgaactgggggaggggagagggggaagagCTTTTTGTCTTTTAACCCTAGTTCAGAACCTCCCACAAAAGCATTAGCCATTAGAGGAAGTGCTAGGCTGAGCTGCTACCACACAGTGTTCAGCAGGaagggtggggatggggtggggggtggggggggtggggggtggggggtgggagggagggcgggcgggAGGACTGGCGCTGGCGGCCAAGCTCCAACGGATGACACCTCAAACCCACCCGGAAGGAATGGGACCAGCCCAAGGGGGCCTGACAGTTGGGAACCTGGGGCTGCAGGCCATTCAGTAGCAGAAGAAACAGGCTTATAATGACAGGGGTGGAGTTTTCTTTAAGGAGGGTGGATAGGACACTGCTTAGTGATTTGTCCCACATTTTTGCCTGGCCCCAAGAGGCTGGACACTGGGTGAAGGCAGTTAATTCGAATGAGGTACGGTCCCTGTCCACAAGGAATTTAAAATCTAGTGAGTGAGATAGGCAACCACAGCACACCAGAGTCAGGACACCTGGGCTTGGCAGGGAGACCCATGCCCAAAGACATTCTCTCTGAATTCCTATCTGCACCTCCCTCCTGGTACCTGCACACATACATCACCTCCCCCATTAGAGTAAATAgagaaacaatcttttttttttgagatggtgtctcgttcttgtcacccagactggagtgggactgtgtgatctcggctcactgcctccgcctcccgggttcaagtgattctcctgcctcagtctccccaggagctgggattacaggcatgggccaccacgcccagctaattttttggttgtctttttttttctttttctttttcttttttttgggggggatggagtttcactcttgttgcccaggctggagtgcaatggcacgatctcagctcaccacaacctccctccgcctcccggattctcctgcctcagcctcctgagtagctgggattacaggcatgcaccaccacgcccagctaattttgtatttttagtagagacagggtttcgccatgttagccaggctggtcttgaactcctgacctcagatgatccacccgcctcagcccctcaaagtgctggaattacaggcgtgagccaccacacccggccgaaaGATTCTTATTAATTGATACTGGTGACTCTCACAGTAGCCAGCACTTAGTAGACACTCATAAATGCTCACTGAATTGTAACTGAAGCATCACCTGGCCTCACCTGCTCCATCTTGGCCATGCTAAAGCCAAGCTGCTACCAGCCCTCCTCCCCCACTGTCTTGTTgattctattctgttctatgtACACATTGACAGGACCCAAGCATGGTGAACTTGTGGAAGTTCGAGGAAGGCAAATACCTTCATTTCCTTCCCTGAGCCCAGTTCAGGATGCAATCCTATTAAAATAAGGGGAAGTACAGTTAACCTATAATTGAAGCTATTGTTAGGAAGCTCTATATTACCCAGATGACAACTATAGGTCTCAGCCAGCTAAAAGATTTTGGATATTGGGTTGCTGATTTCAGAGAAATTCAGAAGCTGTGTTCCTGTTCTGCTTAATtcaacactcttttttttttttttttttttttttttttttagaactcaGTGCCCATCATTGTACTAGGCCTGTGGAGGCTATAAAAGACATGTGCCAACTAACTACACAAAaggcagaataaaataaatgctaaagaGAGATTTAAGTAAAACCCTCTGGGAAAGTAGACAAAGGAGTGGCTAACCCTGGGACAGGGCGCTGCTTCATGGAAGAGGAACCATTTGAATGAAGACGTAGAGAAGTGAGAATGAGAGCAGGGCTTTCTCAACAGAAGGAGGAGCAAAGTATAGTGATACTACAGCATGTTCAGCAATGGGAAAGGTAAAGGTTCTGTGCAAACAGAAGCACTTCAAAATTACCCTAGCAGGTAAGTAGGGTGTGGTTTTTCCTATAGACAGTTGGAAACCACTGCAGATTTTGAGGGTTGGGGCAAAGTTATCTAAGATGTTTGTGATAGCATGTGGAAGATGCTGTGGCTGATACAGACGGCTACGTACCCAACCActaccaccactgccaccaccatcactgccatTAACAccataaccaccaccaccatcacaaccATCATCATTGCCACCACCATCACTGTGATCACCGCCATCACCATtgccgccaccaccaccatcaccattaccaccatcgcacctccaccaccacaccaCTACCATTACCATGACCATTGCCACAACCTTTATCACCATCAACAGCACCACTATCACCACACCACCCCATCCCCAttgccaccatcatcaccaccaccatccctattgccaccaccaccatcatctccactatcaccaccaccactaccattatcatcatcaccattgccaccaccatcaccaccatccatactaccatcaccacctccaccatcaccattGCCAACAtcttcaccatcaccaccaccatcaccatcaccacaccactaccaacaacaataacaacatcaACACCAACACCCACACATCATCTTCTTCTACCCTGCCTATGAAGAATGGCCAATGAAAGACCAATTTTATGCAGATATCAGTCAATCAATGAGCTTCAGAGGACCCAGCGCAGGAAATGATGTTTGAGTAGTATAAACTTAAGGCACTTTGGGGTTCAGCACTATAAAAATTTGTGaggacattttgttttgttttggttgtcaTAATAATTAGGGGACAGTATTGGCAGTTCATAGGCAGAGACCAGAAATGTTTGACATTCTGAAATGCATAGAACAATCCTACACATCAAAGATTTGTCTCATGAATgactttgttttaacttttttactgtattataacatatatatgggggcctggtgcagtggctcacacctgtaatcccagtactttgggagtccaagatgggcagataactgaggtcaggagttcgagaccagcctggccaacatggtgaaaccccatctctactaaaaatacaaaaattagccaggcatgatggttggcacctgtaaccccagctactcaggagactgaggcaggagaattgcttgaacccgggaggtggaggatgcagtgagccaagatcgtgccattgcactccagcctgggtgacagagtgagacgccatctcaaaaacaaaacaaaaatttaaaaaccgtATATATGGAAAAACACACAgaagtgtacagtttgatgaatCTTTGCAAACTGAACACACCCTAATGCCTCCCTCCAGTCATATACCTATATGTGTTCTAATAGCATGTAtatattttgcctgtttttgaatgTAATGTAAATAGATGCATGACTTCTATTCATCTAGGTAAAACATCTCTTTATATGAGTCCAGCAACAACTAATTTTGCTCAATTTTATTATAGACTTTATGTGCCAAGAATGTAAACTATCATGTAATTGAGggatgcctttttctttttttaacttgcaGCTTCACTAAGAATTGATCACCATTGCAGAAAATCATTTcactaaagaaatatcctcttgGTTTCTGAATTTTTCATACAACACAATTGTATCATGTCCATCTGAAGCTGCTGGATCATGATAATATTacatataagtgaaaacatgcataAAGTGAAGACTACTTCTTTATATGCTAGAATATTGTTGTACCATATTGTGTTAGTCAGCTTTTGATaagttatgctgcagtaacaaaaaaccccaaaacctcaatggcttacaacaacaaaaatctattaCTTGTTTACATTACACATCAGTTGCTGCTCTGCTCCTGTTCCACATGTCTTTTTCATTCTGAGAGCCAGGCTAAAGGAGCAGTCCCTATCTGAGACATGCTGTTGTTATGGCAGAGCCGTGTGTCTTCTCAGATGTGGCACTTCCATTCACATTACATTGGTCAAAGAAGCACTGTAAATTGCAAGTCATCAGGCTGGGATGTATAATTCCATTGTGGGGAAAGCAGAAAATAATTAGAACTCGTAATACAATttactctatatatatataaaatatatatatataaatgtatatacctttttttataaattacctttattttacctttatattcTGGTTAGGgcttatatttatgtttttaatgtgtgtgtgggGGCAGGTTATAttatctttgattttcatttcaggAAAGAGGGCTgttataaaatactttatatgTAAGAAGAAGTTGGTTCTGAAGGGTTGGGAACCAGTGGTCTGAACCAATCATGGTAATTCCATTATCTAAGAATAAGGGTGGGTTGTGATTCTGGCCAAGGAAACCTGAGAGGAAGCCTGTTTACAGGCTTCTTGGAAGACTGTGTTTCCTTTTCAAGACAGGCATAAGTACAAATGTGGTGATGTGAGAATATGACACGTGAAAGATGACAGTCATCTGGGGGAAATGCTAACATGATGAGGGTGGCAAAGATTGaaaatggaggccgggcgcggtggctcaagcctgtaatcccagcactttgggaggctgagacgggcggatcaggaggtcaggagatcgagaccatcctggctaacacggtgaaaccccgtctctactaaaaaatacaaaaaactagccgggcgaggtggcgggcgcctgtagtcccagctactcgggaggctgaggcaggagaatggcgggaacccgggaggcggagcttgcagtgagctgagatccggccacagcactccagcctgggcgacagagcaagactctgtctcaaaaaaaaaa
It includes:
- the LOC105465366 gene encoding thymosin beta-10; translation: MADKPDMGEIASFDKAKLKKTETQEKNTLPTKETIEQEKRSEIS